One genomic region from Ralstonia pickettii DTP0602 encodes:
- a CDS encoding flagellar biosynthesis protein FliS (K02422: fliS; flagellar protein FliS), with protein MFARQAANAYAQVGVQTGAMSASPHKLIAMLYDGARAAIARAKFHLEGGDVPARGNAISKAIDIIDNGLRAVLDHEAGGEISANLESLYEYMVRRLMLANLRSDAALLAEVDALLESLASAWAQIDDTAQGSDRQPALQDN; from the coding sequence ATGTTCGCCCGCCAAGCCGCAAACGCCTACGCCCAGGTGGGCGTCCAGACCGGTGCCATGAGCGCCAGCCCGCACAAGCTGATCGCCATGCTGTACGACGGCGCCCGCGCTGCCATCGCGCGGGCGAAGTTCCACCTGGAGGGCGGCGACGTGCCGGCGCGCGGCAACGCCATCTCGAAGGCGATCGACATCATCGACAACGGGCTGCGCGCGGTGCTGGACCACGAGGCCGGCGGCGAGATCTCTGCCAATCTCGAATCCCTCTATGAATACATGGTGCGCCGGCTGATGCTGGCCAACCTGCGCAGCGACGCGGCCCTGCTGGCCGAGGTCGATGCCCTGCTCGAAAGCCTGGCCTCGGCCTGGGCGCAGATCGATGACACGGCCCAGGGCTCCGACCGGCAGCCCGCCTTACAGGACAACTGA
- a CDS encoding flagellar assembly protein FliT (K02423: fliT; flagellar protein FliT) yields the protein MASLPEFSPIVTCYEEILALSARMLEAAQAADWDQVTELQRCYLARVDRLRQLDHDAPFSDSERMRRYQLLDRILTYDARIRDLAVPQLKKLGDMLTSSRRQFELSAAYGATA from the coding sequence ATGGCTTCCCTCCCTGAGTTTTCCCCGATCGTCACCTGCTACGAGGAAATCCTCGCGCTGTCTGCACGCATGCTGGAGGCTGCCCAGGCCGCCGACTGGGACCAGGTCACGGAACTCCAGCGCTGCTACCTGGCGCGGGTGGACCGCCTGCGCCAGCTGGACCACGACGCGCCGTTCTCCGACTCGGAGCGCATGCGCCGGTACCAGCTGCTGGACCGCATCCTGACCTACGATGCCCGCATCCGCGACCTGGCCGTACCGCAGCTGAAGAAGCTTGGCGACATGCTGACCAGCTCGCGCCGCCAGTTCGAATTGTCCGCCGCTTACGGCGCTACAGCCTGA
- a CDS encoding flagellar biosynthesis protein FlhB (K04061: flhB2; flagellar biosynthesis protein) — MSESSQDRGAAIALTYRHSDKAPRVVAKGYGVTAEAIIARAREAGVYIHDSPTLVNLLMQVDLDSNVPPQLYVAVAELLAWLYELESVTADAPAP, encoded by the coding sequence ATGAGTGAATCCAGCCAGGACCGCGGCGCGGCCATCGCGCTTACCTACCGGCACAGCGACAAGGCGCCGCGCGTCGTCGCCAAGGGCTATGGCGTGACCGCCGAGGCCATCATCGCCCGCGCCAGAGAGGCGGGCGTCTATATCCATGATTCACCCACGCTGGTCAACCTGCTGATGCAGGTCGACCTGGACAGCAATGTCCCGCCGCAGCTCTATGTGGCGGTGGCCGAGCTGCTGGCGTGGCTGTACGAACTGGAAAGCGTCACGGCCGACGCGCCGGCGCCATAA
- a CDS encoding glucose-1-phosphate cytidylyltransferase (K00978: rfbF; glucose-1-phosphate cytidylyltransferase [EC:2.7.7.33]) has translation MKAVILAGGLGTRISEESHLRPKPMIEIGGKPILWHIMKMYSAHGVNEFVVCLGYKGYVIKEYFANYFLHMSDVTFDMRENGMTVHQRKAEPWRVTLVDTGEDSLTGGRLRRVRSYLTPGEPFCFTYGDGVSDIDISAEIAFHRAHGKRATVAAVQPPGRYGALERDNDKVVGFTEKPRGDGAWINGGFFVLHPDVIDLVEDDHTSWEEAPMRKLAASGQMVAFEHRGFWQPMDTLREKNLLEDLWQSGAAPWKTW, from the coding sequence ATGAAGGCAGTCATCCTCGCCGGCGGCCTCGGCACCCGCATCTCGGAAGAGTCGCACCTGCGCCCCAAGCCCATGATCGAGATCGGCGGCAAGCCGATCCTCTGGCACATCATGAAGATGTACTCGGCGCATGGCGTCAACGAGTTCGTGGTCTGCCTGGGCTACAAGGGCTACGTCATCAAGGAGTACTTCGCCAACTACTTCCTGCACATGTCGGACGTCACCTTCGACATGCGCGAGAACGGCATGACCGTGCACCAGCGCAAGGCAGAGCCGTGGCGCGTGACGCTGGTCGACACCGGCGAGGACTCCCTGACCGGCGGGCGCCTGCGCCGCGTGCGCTCCTACCTGACTCCCGGCGAGCCGTTCTGCTTCACCTATGGCGACGGCGTCTCGGACATCGACATCTCCGCCGAGATCGCGTTCCACCGCGCGCACGGCAAGCGTGCCACCGTAGCCGCGGTACAGCCGCCCGGCCGCTACGGCGCGCTCGAGCGCGACAACGACAAGGTGGTGGGCTTCACCGAGAAGCCGCGCGGCGACGGCGCCTGGATCAACGGCGGCTTCTTCGTGCTGCATCCCGACGTGATCGACCTGGTCGAGGACGACCACACCAGCTGGGAAGAAGCCCCGATGCGCAAGCTCGCGGCCAGCGGGCAGATGGTGGCGTTCGAGCACCGCGGCTTCTGGCAGCCGATGGATACGCTGCGCGAGAAGAACCTGCTGGAAGACCTGTGGCAATCCGGCGCCGCGCCGTGGAAGACATGGTGA
- a CDS encoding CDP-glucose 4,6-dehydratase (K01709: rfbG; CDP-glucose 4,6-dehydratase [EC:4.2.1.45]), with the protein MAIRRRAVEDMVIDPRSGLPGSFGCYRGLSVFVTGHTGFKGAWLALLLARLGAKVSGYALAPATNPSLFALAGVGDTMVAHTVGDIRDTVSLRAAMRAARPELVLHLAAQPLVRASYRDPLATWSTNVVGTANVLDAVRDCDTVRAAVVVTTDKCYENKEWPWGYRETDALGGHDPYSASKAAAELVAASYRQSFLAGRGVLLATARAGNVIGGGDWSADRLIPDAARAAVAGATLQIRHPDATRPWQHVLEALYGYLLLSSRLVAGEQDFATAFNFGPDSADNVSVGTVLSGLQQHWPELHWMPQPQVNGPHEAGLLLLDCARARQMLAWRPRWRLEQALAETADWYRRVLREPGQARAITEQQIEAFCA; encoded by the coding sequence GTGGCAATCCGGCGCCGCGCCGTGGAAGACATGGTGATCGACCCGCGTTCCGGGCTCCCGGGGAGTTTTGGCTGCTATCGCGGTCTGAGCGTCTTCGTGACCGGCCACACCGGCTTCAAGGGCGCATGGCTCGCGTTGCTGCTGGCGCGCCTGGGGGCAAAGGTCAGCGGTTACGCGCTGGCGCCAGCGACCAACCCCAGCCTGTTCGCGCTGGCCGGCGTGGGCGACACCATGGTCGCGCACACCGTCGGCGATATCCGCGACACCGTGTCGCTGCGCGCCGCGATGCGCGCGGCCCGGCCCGAACTGGTGCTGCACCTGGCGGCGCAGCCGCTGGTGCGGGCCAGCTATCGGGATCCGCTTGCGACCTGGTCCACCAACGTGGTCGGCACCGCCAACGTGCTCGACGCCGTGCGCGATTGCGATACCGTGCGCGCGGCGGTGGTCGTCACCACCGACAAGTGCTACGAGAACAAGGAATGGCCGTGGGGCTACCGCGAGACCGATGCGCTCGGCGGTCATGATCCCTACAGCGCCAGCAAGGCCGCGGCCGAGTTGGTGGCGGCCAGCTACCGCCAGTCCTTCCTTGCCGGGCGCGGCGTGCTTCTGGCCACCGCGCGCGCCGGCAACGTGATCGGCGGCGGCGACTGGTCCGCCGACCGGCTGATCCCCGACGCCGCACGCGCCGCGGTCGCCGGCGCCACCCTGCAGATCCGGCATCCGGACGCCACGCGCCCCTGGCAACACGTGCTGGAGGCGCTCTACGGCTACCTGTTGCTGTCATCGCGGCTGGTGGCGGGCGAGCAGGACTTTGCCACCGCCTTCAATTTCGGGCCAGACAGTGCGGACAATGTCTCGGTGGGCACGGTGCTGTCCGGCCTGCAGCAGCACTGGCCGGAACTGCATTGGATGCCCCAGCCGCAAGTCAATGGCCCGCACGAAGCGGGCCTGCTGCTGCTGGACTGCGCCCGCGCGCGCCAGATGCTGGCGTGGCGCCCGCGCTGGCGCCTGGAACAGGCGCTGGCCGAAACCGCCGACTGGTATCGCCGCGTGCTGCGCGAGCCCGGCCAGGCCCGCGCCATCACCGAACAACAGATCGAGGCGTTCTGCGCCTGA
- a CDS encoding SAM-dependent methyltransferase, producing the protein MNPDLAIQPACRACGAPLEQTVVDLGLSPISNAFIRPEHAAQGETFYPLHAMVCGQCWLVQLRDATPAAAHFHDDYVYFSSYSTSWLAHARRYVSAMRERFALGPHSRVMEIASNDGYLLQYFVQAGVPCLGIEPTANTAAAARDKGVQTREVFFGADSARALAADGWQVDLLLGNNVLAHVPDINDFVAGMPVVLKPEGVVTLEFPHLLRLLDENQFDTLYHEHYSYLSLTALMPVLAHAGLRAFDIEHLSTHGGSLRLYACQIGASHAVTAAVQACLDEEKATGLASTARYAAFAERVRQAKRDLLGFLIDARRAGKRVAAYGAAAKGNTLLNYCGAGADLVDFVVDRNPAKQGKLLPGTRIPVLAPEAIDERRPDYLLILPWNIRDEIMQQMAGIRSWGGRFVTAIPQTVVHP; encoded by the coding sequence ATGAACCCCGACCTCGCGATCCAACCGGCCTGCCGCGCCTGCGGCGCGCCGCTCGAACAGACTGTGGTGGATCTCGGCCTGTCGCCGATCTCCAATGCCTTTATCCGCCCCGAGCATGCCGCTCAGGGCGAGACCTTCTATCCGCTGCACGCCATGGTCTGCGGCCAGTGCTGGCTGGTGCAGCTGCGCGACGCCACGCCGGCGGCGGCGCACTTCCATGACGACTACGTCTACTTCTCGTCGTATTCGACGTCCTGGCTGGCGCATGCGCGGCGCTATGTCAGCGCGATGCGCGAGCGCTTTGCGCTGGGCCCGCACAGCCGCGTGATGGAGATCGCCAGTAACGACGGCTACCTGCTGCAGTACTTCGTGCAGGCCGGCGTGCCGTGCCTGGGAATCGAGCCAACGGCGAATACCGCAGCAGCGGCGCGCGACAAGGGCGTGCAGACGCGCGAAGTGTTCTTCGGCGCCGACAGCGCGCGCGCACTCGCCGCCGACGGCTGGCAGGTTGACCTGCTGCTGGGCAACAATGTGCTGGCGCATGTGCCGGACATCAACGACTTCGTCGCCGGCATGCCGGTGGTGCTCAAGCCCGAAGGGGTGGTCACGCTGGAATTCCCGCACCTGCTGCGGCTGCTGGACGAGAACCAGTTCGATACGCTGTATCACGAGCACTATTCCTACCTGTCGCTGACCGCGCTGATGCCGGTGCTGGCACACGCCGGCCTGCGCGCTTTCGACATCGAACACCTGAGCACGCACGGCGGCAGCCTGCGCCTGTACGCCTGCCAGATCGGCGCGAGCCACGCAGTCACGGCCGCGGTGCAGGCCTGTCTCGACGAAGAGAAGGCTACCGGGCTGGCTTCGACAGCCCGCTATGCAGCCTTTGCCGAACGCGTGCGCCAGGCCAAGCGCGACCTGCTGGGTTTCCTGATCGATGCCAGGCGCGCCGGCAAGCGCGTTGCCGCGTATGGTGCAGCCGCCAAGGGCAACACCCTGCTGAACTACTGCGGCGCGGGGGCCGACCTGGTCGATTTCGTGGTGGACCGCAACCCGGCCAAGCAGGGCAAGCTGCTGCCGGGCACGCGCATCCCGGTGCTGGCGCCCGAGGCCATTGACGAGCGCCGGCCCGACTACCTGCTGATCCTGCCTTGGAATATCCGCGACGAGATCATGCAGCAGATGGCCGGGATCCGTAGCTGGGGCGGCCGGTTCGTCACCGCCATTCCGCAGACGGTGGTCCATCCATGA
- a CDS encoding dTDP-4-dehydrorhamnose 3,5-epimerase (K01790: rfbC; dTDP-4-dehydrorhamnose 3,5-epimerase [EC:5.1.3.13]), whose protein sequence is MIFTPTRIDGAWLVDPEPLHDERGFFARTVCTDAFARHGLDACFVQQSVSRNTRAGILRGMHFQAGAAAEDKLVRVTTGAIHDVIVDLRRDSPSYLQWQAFELSAQSQRAVYIPKGVAHGFQTLTALSEVYYQMTVPFDPHSSRGLRWNDPDIGLAWPDCEHRLISPKDLALPTLAELDEQAQR, encoded by the coding sequence ATGATCTTCACGCCGACCCGCATCGACGGCGCCTGGCTGGTCGACCCCGAGCCGCTGCACGACGAGCGCGGCTTCTTTGCCCGCACCGTCTGCACCGACGCATTCGCCCGGCACGGCTTGGACGCGTGCTTCGTGCAGCAGAGCGTCTCGCGCAACACGCGCGCGGGGATCCTGCGCGGCATGCATTTCCAGGCCGGCGCCGCCGCCGAGGACAAGCTGGTGCGCGTGACCACCGGCGCCATCCATGACGTGATCGTCGACCTGCGCCGCGATTCGCCGAGCTACCTGCAATGGCAGGCTTTCGAGCTGTCGGCGCAGTCGCAGCGCGCCGTCTATATCCCCAAAGGCGTGGCCCACGGCTTCCAGACGCTGACCGCGCTGTCGGAGGTGTATTACCAGATGACGGTGCCCTTCGATCCGCACAGCAGCCGCGGCCTGCGCTGGAACGACCCCGATATCGGCCTTGCCTGGCCGGACTGCGAGCACCGGCTGATCTCGCCCAAGGATCTCGCGCTGCCGACGCTGGCCGAGTTGGACGAGCAGGCGCAGCGTTGA
- a CDS encoding FkbM family methyltransferase, whose product MSTEAFQKLSAALQAVASNATARDKVIALCKAIEQDFGGYAGSVRDDITGPIVDALHTEATRLRKTLADGTVFEFLYRTKIARDFLMSTPEQPDHVWEPQTTKLLLALSAQGGHAVVGGAYFGDQVVLMARRLAQAGGTCHAFEPNPDQLSMLRRNAELNAVGNIRSWRLGLWSDSTSQLRLVGHDSFAHAERAEAGAEVDENSSSFATITVDDYCAQQGIDKLSLIMLDIEGAELNVFRGATRQLARPAGEAPNLVFEVHRHYVDWSQGLQNAEIVRELARYGYHVYAVRDFNSNVDMQGRPIELVPVDNIYLDGPPHGFNMVAVKDPAILRSADFALCPGVSPKLLWHRDPALHHPIH is encoded by the coding sequence ATGAGCACCGAAGCATTCCAGAAGTTGTCCGCCGCGCTGCAGGCAGTCGCCAGCAACGCCACCGCCCGCGACAAGGTCATCGCGCTGTGCAAGGCCATCGAGCAGGACTTCGGCGGCTATGCCGGCAGCGTGCGCGATGACATCACCGGCCCGATCGTGGACGCGCTGCACACCGAGGCCACGCGCCTGCGCAAGACGCTGGCCGACGGCACCGTGTTCGAGTTCCTGTACCGCACCAAGATCGCCCGCGACTTCCTGATGAGCACGCCGGAACAGCCGGACCACGTGTGGGAGCCGCAGACCACCAAGCTGCTGCTGGCACTGTCCGCGCAGGGCGGCCACGCGGTAGTGGGCGGCGCCTACTTCGGCGACCAGGTGGTGCTGATGGCGCGCCGGCTGGCGCAGGCCGGCGGCACCTGCCATGCGTTCGAGCCGAATCCCGACCAGCTGAGCATGCTGCGACGCAATGCCGAGCTGAACGCGGTCGGCAATATCCGGAGCTGGCGCCTGGGGCTGTGGTCCGACAGCACCTCGCAGCTGCGGCTGGTGGGCCACGACTCGTTCGCGCATGCCGAACGCGCCGAGGCGGGGGCAGAAGTTGACGAAAACTCGTCCAGCTTCGCCACCATCACCGTCGACGACTACTGCGCGCAGCAAGGCATCGACAAGCTCAGCCTGATCATGCTGGATATCGAAGGCGCCGAGCTCAACGTGTTCCGCGGCGCCACGAGGCAGCTGGCGCGCCCGGCCGGCGAGGCGCCCAACCTGGTATTCGAGGTGCATCGCCACTACGTCGACTGGAGCCAGGGGCTGCAGAATGCCGAAATCGTGCGCGAACTGGCGCGCTACGGTTACCACGTGTATGCGGTGCGCGACTTCAATTCGAATGTCGACATGCAGGGCCGGCCGATCGAGCTGGTGCCGGTCGACAACATCTACCTCGATGGCCCGCCGCATGGTTTCAACATGGTGGCGGTCAAGGACCCCGCCATCCTGCGCTCGGCGGATTTCGCGCTGTGCCCCGGCGTCAGCCCGAAGCTGCTGTGGCACCGCGACCCGGCGCTGCACCACCCGATCCACTGA
- a CDS encoding flagellar hook-basal body protein FliE (K02408: fliE; flagellar hook-basal body complex protein FliE) — MTTITSIEAMLQQLRGLPQVASDNNASQSAAPVAGGGFAGELQRSLGRINAAQERAYGQAEAFELGKPGVALNDVMIDLQKANISFQTGVQVRNRLVAAYQEMMNMGV; from the coding sequence ATGACCACTATCACTTCCATCGAGGCCATGCTGCAGCAACTGCGCGGCCTGCCCCAGGTTGCCTCGGACAACAACGCCAGCCAGTCGGCTGCGCCTGTCGCCGGCGGCGGGTTTGCCGGAGAGCTGCAGCGCTCGCTGGGCCGCATCAACGCCGCCCAGGAACGCGCTTACGGCCAGGCCGAGGCGTTCGAGCTGGGCAAGCCCGGCGTGGCGCTGAATGATGTGATGATCGACCTGCAGAAGGCGAATATCTCGTTTCAGACGGGGGTGCAGGTGAGGAATCGGTTGGTGGCGGCGTATCAGGAAATGATGAATATGGGGGTGTAA
- a CDS encoding flagellar M-ring protein FliF (K02409: fliF; flagellar M-ring protein FliF): protein MTAAVALPGRSAEVLERLKANPKLPLMLAGAALAAAIAVGVLWSRSPDYKVLYSNLSERDGGAVLLSLQQMNVPYKFAEGGGAVMVPAEKVHEIRLRLASQGLPKSGTTGMELMDNQKFGISQFAEQVNYQRGLEGELARSIESIAAVQSARVHLAIPKPTLFVRERQKPTASIVLQLHPGRAIDEGQVAAISHLVSSSVPELTPKSISIVDQHGNLLSNTGNERMLDATQLKYVNALEQNYLKRIEAILTPIVGKDNVRAQVTADVDFSIVEHTDESYKPNQDPTRTAIRSQQTSESTQQGATPPGGVPGALSNQPPAAAVAPVTTPQTPRAGQAPGQAGAPVAGQPGQQGQGQAAQGAAATASSGPSSNRRDSTVNYELDRSVRHVQQAPGGVRRLSVAVVVNYRQMADAKGKLVAQPLPPALLAQIQNLTKEAMGFSADRGDSINVVNSPFTADREAVTPEVPLWKQPEMIDLAKTGAGYLLLTLLALFVWFKVARPILRRYTTPPLPAPEARDEMEAVLLPPEEPANPEVLRLAAKYESDLALVRDAAQRDPRLVASVIKNWISNDNR, encoded by the coding sequence ATGACCGCGGCAGTGGCGCTGCCCGGGCGCTCGGCCGAGGTGCTGGAGCGCCTGAAGGCCAACCCGAAGCTGCCGCTGATGCTGGCCGGCGCCGCGCTGGCCGCGGCCATCGCCGTGGGCGTACTGTGGTCGCGCAGCCCAGACTACAAGGTGCTGTACAGCAACCTGTCCGAGCGCGATGGCGGCGCGGTGCTGCTGTCGCTGCAGCAGATGAACGTGCCGTACAAGTTCGCCGAAGGCGGCGGTGCGGTGATGGTGCCGGCCGAGAAGGTCCACGAAATCCGCCTGCGCCTGGCGTCGCAGGGCCTGCCCAAGAGCGGCACGACTGGCATGGAACTGATGGACAACCAGAAGTTCGGCATCAGCCAGTTTGCCGAGCAGGTCAACTACCAGCGCGGGCTCGAAGGCGAGCTGGCACGCTCGATCGAATCCATCGCCGCGGTGCAGTCGGCCCGCGTGCACCTGGCCATTCCCAAGCCGACGCTGTTCGTGCGCGAGCGCCAGAAGCCGACCGCGTCGATCGTGCTGCAGCTGCACCCGGGCCGCGCCATCGATGAAGGCCAGGTCGCGGCGATCAGCCACCTGGTGTCGTCGAGCGTGCCGGAACTGACGCCCAAGTCGATCTCGATCGTCGACCAGCACGGCAACCTGCTGTCGAATACCGGCAACGAGCGCATGCTCGACGCCACCCAGCTCAAGTATGTCAATGCGCTGGAACAGAACTACCTGAAGCGCATCGAAGCGATCCTGACGCCGATCGTCGGCAAGGACAATGTGCGTGCACAGGTCACCGCCGACGTCGATTTCTCCATCGTCGAGCACACCGACGAGAGCTACAAGCCCAACCAGGATCCCACTCGCACGGCGATCCGTAGCCAGCAGACCAGCGAGTCGACCCAGCAGGGCGCGACCCCCCCGGGCGGCGTGCCCGGCGCGCTGTCGAACCAGCCGCCCGCTGCCGCCGTCGCGCCGGTGACCACGCCGCAGACGCCGCGGGCGGGCCAGGCGCCTGGACAGGCGGGAGCGCCGGTGGCCGGGCAGCCGGGCCAGCAAGGGCAAGGCCAGGCCGCGCAAGGCGCGGCCGCGACCGCATCGAGCGGCCCGAGCAGCAACCGCCGCGACTCCACCGTCAACTACGAGCTGGACCGCAGCGTGCGCCACGTGCAGCAGGCACCGGGTGGCGTGCGCCGCCTGTCGGTGGCGGTAGTGGTGAACTACCGCCAGATGGCCGACGCCAAGGGCAAGCTCGTCGCGCAGCCGCTGCCGCCGGCATTGCTGGCGCAGATCCAGAACCTGACCAAGGAAGCGATGGGGTTCTCCGCTGACCGCGGCGACTCCATCAACGTAGTCAACAGCCCGTTCACCGCAGACCGCGAGGCCGTTACGCCCGAGGTGCCGCTGTGGAAACAGCCTGAAATGATCGATCTTGCCAAGACCGGCGCAGGCTACCTGCTGCTGACGCTGCTGGCGCTGTTCGTATGGTTCAAGGTGGCGCGCCCGATCCTGCGCCGCTACACCACGCCGCCGCTGCCGGCACCGGAAGCCAGGGACGAAATGGAGGCGGTGCTGCTGCCGCCGGAAGAGCCGGCCAATCCGGAAGTCCTGCGACTCGCCGCCAAGTACGAAAGCGACCTCGCGCTGGTGCGCGACGCCGCCCAGCGTGACCCGCGACTGGTCGCCAGCGTGATCAAGAACTGGATTTCCAATGACAACCGCTAA
- the fliG gene encoding flagellar motor switch protein FliG (One of three proteins involved in switching the direction of the flagellar rotation~K02410: fliG; flagellar motor switch protein FliG), translating to MTTAKAISESGLQKSAILMMAIGEDAAAEVFKHLSQREVQELGSAMATLSSVTREEMAGVLGEFRSETEQYLALNVDSSAFIRSVLNKALGEERAQSVIEDILESRDPGGGIDSLNWMDSTAIAELIRDEHPQIIATILIHLDRQKSSEVLALFTDRLRNDVILRIATFGGVQPGALQELTDVLTKLLAGQSLKRSRMGGVRTAAEIINLMSTAHEEAVIDGVRLHDGDLAQKIIDEMFLFENLLEVDDRGIQRVLKEIATESLIVALKGAPQELRDKFIRNMSTRAGEMLREDLEALGPVRVSQVEAEQKAILQVVRRLADAGEVQIGGGDDAYV from the coding sequence ATGACAACCGCTAAAGCCATCTCCGAATCGGGCCTGCAGAAGAGCGCCATCCTGATGATGGCGATCGGCGAGGACGCCGCGGCCGAGGTATTCAAGCACCTGTCGCAACGCGAGGTGCAGGAACTGGGCTCGGCCATGGCCACGCTCAGCTCGGTCACCCGCGAGGAAATGGCCGGGGTGCTGGGCGAGTTCCGCTCCGAGACCGAGCAGTACCTGGCGCTGAACGTCGATTCCAGCGCCTTTATCCGCAGCGTGCTGAACAAGGCGCTGGGCGAGGAACGCGCGCAGTCGGTGATCGAGGACATCCTGGAATCGCGCGATCCGGGCGGCGGCATCGACTCGCTGAACTGGATGGATTCGACTGCGATCGCCGAGCTGATCCGCGACGAACACCCGCAGATCATCGCCACCATCCTGATCCACCTGGACCGCCAGAAGTCGTCCGAGGTGCTGGCGCTGTTCACCGACCGCCTGCGCAACGACGTGATCCTGCGTATCGCCACCTTCGGCGGCGTGCAGCCGGGCGCGCTGCAGGAACTGACCGACGTGCTGACCAAGCTGCTGGCGGGCCAGAGCCTGAAGCGCAGCCGCATGGGCGGCGTACGTACGGCCGCGGAGATCATCAACCTGATGAGCACCGCGCACGAAGAAGCCGTGATCGACGGCGTGCGCCTGCACGACGGCGACCTGGCGCAGAAGATCATCGACGAGATGTTCCTGTTCGAGAACCTGCTGGAGGTCGACGACCGCGGCATCCAGCGCGTGCTCAAGGAAATCGCCACCGAATCGCTCATCGTCGCGCTCAAGGGCGCGCCGCAGGAGCTGCGCGACAAGTTCATCCGCAATATGTCGACCCGTGCCGGCGAGATGCTGCGCGAGGACCTGGAAGCGCTGGGTCCGGTGCGCGTGTCGCAGGTCGAGGCCGAGCAGAAGGCCATCCTGCAGGTGGTAAGACGCCTGGCGGATGCGGGCGAAGTCCAGATCGGCGGAGGCGACGATGCCTATGTCTGA
- a CDS encoding flagellar assembly protein FliH (K02411: fliH; flagellar assembly protein FliH) yields the protein MSERGSAARHALRGESLAGGAGGAAAADPGGFAPFEPPRRARGGAAGWQRWQMGSLDPRESEPPEMMPLVPAEPAPPPVDFEALDAMREGARKEGYAQGYTQGQTQGYGDGHREGYARGLEAARNEAAQLQALAANFRGALNGVDDQVSRALVSLALDVARQLVRSAVAENPDVLLPAVRELLASEPALCGSPSLLLHPDDVALVETHLHGELQAAGWTVRADPTVARGGCTASAASGERDATLPTRWTRVVKALGRDDRWEPPHA from the coding sequence ATGTCTGAGCGCGGCTCGGCCGCACGCCACGCGCTGCGCGGCGAATCCCTTGCCGGCGGAGCCGGCGGAGCCGCTGCCGCCGATCCCGGCGGCTTTGCGCCGTTCGAGCCCCCGCGCCGTGCGCGCGGTGGCGCGGCCGGCTGGCAGCGCTGGCAGATGGGCTCGCTCGATCCGCGCGAGAGCGAGCCACCCGAGATGATGCCGCTGGTACCGGCCGAGCCCGCGCCGCCGCCGGTCGACTTCGAGGCCCTCGATGCGATGCGCGAAGGCGCGCGCAAGGAAGGCTATGCCCAGGGCTACACCCAGGGCCAGACGCAGGGCTATGGCGACGGCCATCGCGAGGGCTATGCCCGCGGGCTGGAAGCCGCCCGTAACGAGGCCGCGCAGCTGCAGGCGCTGGCCGCGAACTTCCGCGGCGCGCTCAATGGCGTGGACGATCAGGTTTCGCGAGCGCTGGTGTCGCTGGCGCTGGACGTGGCGCGCCAGCTGGTGCGCAGCGCCGTGGCGGAGAACCCTGACGTGCTGCTGCCGGCAGTGCGCGAGCTGCTGGCCAGCGAGCCCGCGCTGTGCGGCTCGCCCAGCCTGCTGCTCCATCCCGACGACGTGGCGCTTGTGGAAACCCACCTGCACGGCGAACTGCAAGCTGCCGGATGGACCGTGCGCGCCGATCCGACGGTGGCGCGCGGCGGCTGCACCGCCAGCGCCGCCAGCGGCGAGCGCGATGCCACGCTGCCCACGCGCTGGACGCGCGTGGTCAAGGCGCTGGGCCGCGACGACCGGTGGGAGCCGCCGCATGCCTGA